A section of the Puntigrus tetrazona isolate hp1 unplaced genomic scaffold, ASM1883169v1 S000000397, whole genome shotgun sequence genome encodes:
- the mn1a gene encoding transcriptional activator MN1 — protein sequence MNSNYNSAGFHMKGPSVAVEPLMGPLNESPMQGLNFVSNRDQYGFQTHGHGDMLAMGVQPQHQLHMQGPFNHQPPNHEQHSHLYQDSVPSCLHGDRHMGFNNNNAGHPHMFEGGFGQQLAEAQSRECISQQQQQQRMAAMPEFQPHGHPNGNHAVPAPCLPLDQSPNRAASFHGLPSSSPETHRLEHYRLFPQGRMGGSEHCFPCDPLTGNFDMTGFSTADSSEHKLPYCETGNQVVGGHFSTCNRSGSRGPMMGGSKVDQQLPQQNVFSDRFGNRGKMDPGVTARHHLMPQQRPGPVARQNPGSPALPRFYHTPDYVANSTDVQGGGPMVHVQHGHLDRPIHRLNSHNMHPFGEPVFDVPQLAPQPPHHPHLNSLPYLNMAKRPRFDLPNGSAGESCSPLSNSLHNRPNLENHLSPSAFPSPMGEFASHVTDGFPSGPLPLSSGPQQQQQQQQQQQRRQNAAMMIKQMASRSQQQRMRQPDLQQLSLHGDVTSNGMVCRGPLGSVSQSNFEKKHNFHGNFDSPHLPQENSWFPEPQQHCRETNTHALEQAENGHSIIFRQGVTSMDMQSLNSPGAHHPFENNVSGALQMQSPDESNMQSGAPTDRRPAEFGGMAMRRQHSFPPGGPSQQGAPQSNPPGFSSSPGNYPAHPEYLSSQHLSVNKLGALSLGNLNKASTKDSVFGQSCLAALSTACQNMIASLGAPNLNVTFNKKSQNEAKRKAGQVEQDINSSGSSGPGAEYFQSSASQNSQTPCSGNNNNTTAGQSGTGQMAKREASTLSPNDNMEAGCEGKMATGKGRGKKRRDSGHISPGNFSPPCGGNPVVSPSQQGSALNMGMEGRGKTPERSMVSPSFGKPDLATSMDSGIQSVGKSDGVSPCMDYLDEASPNYSAEDPRPCRAGVKCNSENRPGYGDNPCMEQVRTPLSNPGQDEVHPLEILQAQIQLQRQQFSISEDQPMGGKTGKKADCQAGLNGECALAGSSPVAGKGSVNTIDLDSLMTEQHATWYVPGNKALIEDPSNDKCLGFWDRARGQSDNKEGHG from the exons ATGAACTCTAATTATAACAGTGCCGGATTTCATATGAAAGGGCCGTCGGTAGCTGTGGAGCCGCTGATGGGTCCACTAAATGAATCCCCCATGCAGGGACTCAACTTTGTCTCAAATAGAGACCAGTATGGATTCCAGACTCATGGCCATGGGGATATGCTCGCTATGGGAGTTCAGCCACAACATCAACTCCACATGCAAGGACCGTTCAACCATCAACCTCCTAACCATGAACAGCATTCACATCTGTACCAGGACAGCGTCCCCTCTTGCCTGCACGGGGACAGACACATGGGCTTCAATAACAACAACGCAGGTCACCCGCATATGTTTGAAGGAGGATTCGGTCAGCAGCTCGCAGAGGCGCAGTCGCGAGAATGCATctcgcagcagcagcagcaacaaagAATGGCCGCGATGCCTGAATTTCAACCGCACGGCCATCCGAACGGCAACCATGCCGTCCCGGCGCCGTGTCTTCCACTAGACCAGTCGCCAAACCGCGCCGCGTCGTTCCACGGCCTGCCGTCCTCGTCCCCTGAAACCCACAGACTGGAACATTACAGGCTTTTCCCACAGGGCAGGATGGGGGGATCAGAGCACTGTTTTCCCTGTGATCCTCTGACGGGGAATTTCGATATGACGGGATTCTCCACCGCGGACTCTTCAGAGCACAAACTGCCCTATTGTGAAACGGGGAACCAAGTGGTCGGGGGTCATTTTTCCACTTGTAATCGAAGTGGCTCCCGAGGGCCCATGATGGGCGGCTCTAAAGTCGATCAGCAGCTACCTCAGCAGAACGTGTTTTCGGACCGGTTCGGCAACCGCGGGAAAATGGATCCGGGGGTTACGGCTAGACACCACCTCATGCCGCAGCAAAGACCGGGACCCGTCGCCAGGCAGAACCCCGGTTCCCCTGCGCTCCCGCGGTTCTATCACACGCCGGACTATGTAGCCAACAGCACGGACGTTCAAGGTGGCGGCCCGATGGTTCACGTTCAGCACGGCCACCTGGACCGGCCCATACATAGACTGAACAGCCATAACATGCATCCCTTCGGGGAGCCGGTGTTTGATGTTCCCCAGCTAGCCCCTCAGCCCCCACATCACCCTCACCTCAACTCGCTGCCTTATTTGAATATGGCAAAAAGGCCACGGTTTGATCTCCCAAACGGCTCTGCTGGAGAGAGCTGCAGCCCTCTAAGCAACAGCTTACATAATCGGCCCAATCTTGAGAACCACCTCTCCCCCTCAGCTTTCCCCTCTCCCATGGGGGAGTTTGCATCTCATGTGACGGATGGGTTTCCATCAGGCCCCCTACCTTTGAGCTCCGGCCcacagcagcaacagcagcagcagcagcagcagcagaggagGCAGAACGCGGCGATGATGATCAAACAAATGGCATCGAGGAGCCAGCAGCAGAGAATGAGACAACCCGACCTGCAACAGTTAAGTCTCCACGGGGACGTGACATCAAACGGCATGGTCTGCCGAGGCCCTCTGGGTAGTGTGTCTCAGTCCAATTTCGAGAAGAAGCATAATTTTCACGGAAACTTTGACAGCCCCCACCTACCTCAAGAAAACTCATGGTTTCCTGAGCCGCAGCAGCATTGTAGAGAAACAAACACGCATGCCTTGGAGCAGGCGGAGAACGGACACAGCATTATTTTTAGGCAAGGCGTCACAAGCATGGACATGCAGTCTTTGAATTCTCCGGGAGCGCATCATCCGTTCGAAAATAATGTCAGCGGTGCTTTGCAGATGCAGTCTCCCGACGAGAGCAACATGCAGTCAGGCGCGCCCACGGACAGGAGGCCGGCTGAATTCGGAGGAATGGCGATGAGGAGGCAGCACAGCTTCCCTCCTGGAGGGCCGAGTCAACAGGGAGCCCCCCAGAGCAATCCTCCAGGATTTAGCTCCTCTCCAGGGAACTATCCCGCCCATCCCGAGTACCTCTCCAGCCAGCACCTGTCAGTCAATAAGCTTGGGGCCCTCTCTTTGGGGAATTTGAACAAAGCCAGTACAAAAGACAGTGTGTTTGGCCAAAGCTGTCTGGCAGCTCTTTCCACGGCCTGCCAGAATATGATCGCCAGCCTTGGGGCCCCGAACCTCAATGTgacttttaataagaaaagtCAAAACGAGGCCAAACGCAAAGCAGGTCAGGTTGAGCAGGACATAAATAGCAGTGGCAGTAGCGGCCCAGGGGCAGAGTATTTCCAGAGCAGTGCTTCTCAGAATAGTCAAACGCCTTGCTCTGGGAATAACAACAATACGACGGCAGGTCAAAGTGGTACGGGCCAGATGGCGAAAAGGGAAGCGAGCACCCTTTCCCCGAACGACAACATGGAGGCTGGATGCGAGGGGAAAATGGCAACAGGCAAGGGGAGGGGGAAGAAGAGACGCGACAGCGGGCACATCAGTCCCGGAAACTTCTCCCCTCCGTGTGGCGGTAACCCCGTCGTCAGTCCGAGTCAGCAGGGTTCTGCTTTGAACATGGGCATGGAGGGACGCGGTAAGACCCCGGAGAGGTCCATGGTCTCCCCTTCCTTCGGGAAGCCCGACCTTGCCACCTCGATGGACAGCGGGATTCAAAGCGTGGGCAAGTCCGATGGCGTTTCACCGTGCATGGATTATTTAGACGAAGCCAGCCCCAACTACAGCGCCGAGGACCCGAGGCCTTGCAGAGCCGGCGTAAAGTGCAACTCTGAAAACAGGCCCGGCTACGGCGACAATCCGTGCATGGAACAGGTGCGGACGCCGCTGAGCAACCCGGGCCAGGACGAGGTTCATCCTCTGGAGATTTTGCAGGCTCAGATCCAGCTGCAAAGACAGCAGTTCAGCATCTCTGAGGACCAGCCGATGGGAGGGAAAACGGGCAAGAAGGCCGACTGCCAGGCCGGTCTGAACGGAGAGTGCGCCCTGGCCGGTTCCAGCCCGGTCGCAGGCAAGGGCTCTGTGAATACCATTGACCTTGACTCTCTCATGACAGAGCAGCATGCCACCTGGTATGTCCCTGGCAACAAGGCTCTGATAGAGGACCCCAGTAATGACAAGTGCCTGGGATTCTGGGATCGAGCACGGGGCCAGAGTGACAACAAAGAAG GACATGGGTAG
- the pitpnb gene encoding phosphatidylinositol transfer protein beta isoform isoform X1 yields MVLIKEYRVVLPCSVEEYQVGQLFSVAEASKNETGGGEGIEVLKNEPYEKEGEKGQYTHKIYHLKSKVPGFVKMIAPEGALVFHEKAWNAYPYCRTIVTNEYMKDDFMIKIETWHKPDMGSLENVHDLDPTTWKTVEVVHIDIADRSQVEPGDYKQEEDPAIFQSEKTGRGPLGPDWKKELLAKPDAPRMCAYKLVTVKFKWWGLQTKIENFIHKQEKRIFTNFHRQLFCWIDSWVELTMEDIRRMEEETQRELEELRKTGQVRGTSAAHEQ; encoded by the exons ATGGTGCTCATCAAGGAATA tcgTGTGGTCTTGCCATGCTCAGTGGAAGAG TATCAAGTTGGACAGCTTTTCTCGGTGGCTGAGGCCAGTAAAAACGAGACCGGTGGAGGAGAGGGCATTgaagtgcttaaaaatgaaCCCTATGAGAAGGAAGGCGAGAAGGgacaatacacacacaaaatctacCACTTAAAAAG TAAAGTGCCAGGCTTTGTGAAGATGATCGCACCAGAGGGGGCGTTAGTTTTCCACGAAAAGGCCTGGAATGCTTATCCATACTGCCGCACGA TTGTGACT AATGAATACATGAAAGATGACTTCATGATTAAAATTGAAACCTGGCACAAACCTGACATGGGCTCTTTAGAGAAT GTACATGATCTGGATCCCACCACATGGAAGACGGTGGAAGTCGTGCATATCGATATAGCTGATCGATCTCAGGTTGAACCCGGA GATTATAAACAGGAAGAGGACCCAGCCATCTTTCAATCTGAGAAAACAGGCCGGGGACCTTTAGGACCTGACTGGAAG AAAGAGCTCTTGGCTAAGCCGGACGCCCCTCGTATGTGTGCGTACAAACTAGTCACCGTCAAGTTCAAGTGGTGGGGTCTTCAAACCAAAATAGAAAACTTCATCCACAAG CAAGAGAAGAGAATCTTCACCAACTTCCACCGTCAGCTCTTCTGTTGGATTGACAGCTGGGTGGAGCTCACCATGGAGGACATCCGCCGGATGGAGGAGGAGACGCAGCGAGAGCTGGAGGAG CTTCGTAAAACTGGTCAGGTTCGAGGCACCAGCGCCGCTCACGAACAATGA
- the pitpnb gene encoding phosphatidylinositol transfer protein beta isoform isoform X2 codes for MVLIKEYRVVLPCSVEEYQVGQLFSVAEASKNETGGGEGIEVLKNEPYEKEGEKGQYTHKIYHLKSKVPGFVKMIAPEGALVFHEKAWNAYPYCRTIVTNEYMKDDFMIKIETWHKPDMGSLENVHDLDPTTWKTVEVVHIDIADRSQVEPGDYKQEEDPAIFQSEKTGRGPLGPDWKKELLAKPDAPRMCAYKLVTVKFKWWGLQTKIENFIHKQEKRIFTNFHRQLFCWIDSWVELTMEDIRRMEEETQRELEEMRQKGSVRGTTAAEE; via the exons ATGGTGCTCATCAAGGAATA tcgTGTGGTCTTGCCATGCTCAGTGGAAGAG TATCAAGTTGGACAGCTTTTCTCGGTGGCTGAGGCCAGTAAAAACGAGACCGGTGGAGGAGAGGGCATTgaagtgcttaaaaatgaaCCCTATGAGAAGGAAGGCGAGAAGGgacaatacacacacaaaatctacCACTTAAAAAG TAAAGTGCCAGGCTTTGTGAAGATGATCGCACCAGAGGGGGCGTTAGTTTTCCACGAAAAGGCCTGGAATGCTTATCCATACTGCCGCACGA TTGTGACT AATGAATACATGAAAGATGACTTCATGATTAAAATTGAAACCTGGCACAAACCTGACATGGGCTCTTTAGAGAAT GTACATGATCTGGATCCCACCACATGGAAGACGGTGGAAGTCGTGCATATCGATATAGCTGATCGATCTCAGGTTGAACCCGGA GATTATAAACAGGAAGAGGACCCAGCCATCTTTCAATCTGAGAAAACAGGCCGGGGACCTTTAGGACCTGACTGGAAG AAAGAGCTCTTGGCTAAGCCGGACGCCCCTCGTATGTGTGCGTACAAACTAGTCACCGTCAAGTTCAAGTGGTGGGGTCTTCAAACCAAAATAGAAAACTTCATCCACAAG CAAGAGAAGAGAATCTTCACCAACTTCCACCGTCAGCTCTTCTGTTGGATTGACAGCTGGGTGGAGCTCACCATGGAGGACATCCGCCGGATGGAGGAGGAGACGCAGCGAGAGCTGGAGGAG ATGCGTCAAAAGGGGTCCGTACGAGGCACGACGGCAGCCGAAGAGTAG